In Verrucomicrobia bacterium CG1_02_43_26, one genomic interval encodes:
- a CDS encoding beta-hydroxyacyl-ACP dehydratase, whose amino-acid sequence MNTSAPKALEEVLATIPHRPPFLFVDEVVSLSEDAIITKRVIRAEEPYFEGHYPGNPIMPGVLLSEAVFQSGAIYLIKKLKAEGISAEDKTPVLSRIKEAKFKRMVKPGDTLFIEVKLQEKMGQFFFMQGTIRKDEKVVMTIEFALALVDE is encoded by the coding sequence ATGAACACCTCCGCTCCAAAAGCTTTAGAAGAAGTCCTGGCAACAATCCCTCATCGTCCTCCTTTTCTCTTTGTCGATGAGGTCGTTTCACTATCCGAGGACGCTATCATAACCAAACGCGTCATCCGCGCAGAGGAGCCTTACTTCGAAGGCCATTACCCGGGCAACCCTATCATGCCGGGCGTCCTGCTCAGCGAAGCCGTCTTTCAATCCGGTGCGATCTATTTAATCAAAAAGCTCAAAGCCGAGGGTATCTCTGCCGAGGACAAAACACCTGTTCTCTCTCGCATCAAGGAGGCCAAATTCAAACGCATGGTCAAACCGGGCGACACGCTTTTCATAGAAGTAAAATTGCAGGAAAAAATGGGCCAGTTCTTCTTCATGCAAGGCACTATTCGCAAGGACGAAAAAGTTGTCATGACAATTGAATTTGCTCTAGCTTTGGTAGACGAGTAA
- a CDS encoding phytoene dehydrogenase, giving the protein MAVDRLKGVKDNYDVIVIGSGLAGLSGANYLAKQGHSVLLLEHHYKFGGLATWFTRTRGHIFDISLHGFPFGMVKSARKYWSKEIADSIIQLKHIRLVNPDFDIDTSFNREDFTRILNEKFNVPMQKIEDFFIHLRNMNFYDDDKRTTGELFEEFFPGRSDIHRLLIEPIAYANGSTLDDPAITFGIVFSNFMSKGVFLFQGGTDTLIGKMITELEANGVEMRKFCLVEKILTEKLGPDQKETVRGVRVNGRDISCKAVLSNSNIKTTLFNLLGKEHLPADFAAEAEAVRVNTSSCQVYMGLRAGEKLPEIGDLIFTSEATPFSSNELTDFHTKSRTFSVYYPNTRPHAKEERYAVVASLNAKWEDWAYLSDEDYAREKQRLADESVAHLEKFAPGITEKLDWIEVATPRTVHKYTRHANGTSFGTKFEGLKVSMEISEKVTGLYHAGSVGIIMSGWLGAINYGIITANKMDKFLYNPEAKNVPEEALATS; this is encoded by the coding sequence ATGGCTGTCGATCGACTAAAGGGTGTTAAGGATAATTACGATGTTATCGTCATAGGAAGTGGTCTGGCTGGGCTTTCCGGGGCAAATTATTTGGCCAAACAGGGGCACTCCGTCCTCCTTCTCGAGCACCATTACAAATTCGGGGGTCTGGCTACGTGGTTCACCCGTACACGGGGTCATATTTTTGATATCTCTCTGCACGGTTTCCCGTTCGGTATGGTCAAATCTGCCAGAAAATATTGGTCTAAAGAAATCGCAGATTCTATCATCCAGCTCAAGCACATCCGTCTCGTAAACCCGGATTTTGATATCGATACGTCTTTCAATCGTGAGGACTTTACGCGCATCCTTAACGAAAAATTCAATGTCCCGATGCAAAAGATCGAGGATTTCTTCATCCACTTGCGTAATATGAATTTCTATGATGATGACAAGCGCACCACAGGCGAACTATTCGAAGAGTTCTTCCCTGGCCGCTCAGATATCCATCGTCTATTAATAGAACCTATCGCCTATGCTAATGGTTCCACACTAGACGACCCTGCTATCACCTTTGGTATCGTTTTCTCAAACTTCATGAGCAAGGGCGTTTTCCTCTTCCAGGGGGGCACGGATACCTTGATTGGTAAAATGATAACTGAGCTCGAAGCCAATGGTGTTGAAATGCGCAAATTCTGTCTCGTGGAAAAGATCCTCACGGAAAAACTAGGCCCGGATCAAAAGGAAACGGTACGAGGCGTACGTGTCAATGGCCGGGACATCTCTTGCAAAGCCGTTTTATCAAACTCCAACATCAAGACCACTTTATTTAACCTTTTAGGCAAAGAACACCTACCGGCAGACTTCGCCGCCGAGGCCGAAGCGGTTCGAGTAAACACGAGTTCTTGCCAGGTCTACATGGGCTTAAGAGCGGGTGAAAAGCTCCCTGAAATCGGCGATTTAATTTTTACTTCCGAGGCTACGCCTTTCTCTAGCAACGAGCTCACAGACTTCCATACAAAAAGTCGTACATTCTCCGTTTACTACCCAAACACACGTCCACACGCAAAAGAAGAGCGTTACGCCGTTGTCGCTTCGCTCAATGCTAAGTGGGAAGACTGGGCCTATTTGTCAGACGAAGACTACGCTCGCGAAAAGCAAAGGCTTGCGGACGAATCCGTCGCACACTTGGAAAAATTCGCCCCTGGCATCACTGAAAAGCTGGACTGGATCGAGGTCGCCACGCCTAGAACGGTTCACAAGTACACGCGTCACGCCAATGGTACCTCTTTCGGCACCAAGTTCGAGGGGCTTAAGGTTTCCATGGAAATTTCAGAAAAGGTCACCGGATTATACCATGCGGGCTCCGTTGGTATCATCATGTCTGGCTGGCTAGGTGCCATTAACTACGGCATCATCACCGCAAACAAGATGGATAAGTTCCTCTACAACCCGGAAGCCAAAAACGTCCCAGAAGAAGCGCTCGCAACATCATGA